In a genomic window of uncultured Methanobrevibacter sp.:
- a CDS encoding class I SAM-dependent methyltransferase yields the protein MVDQKITQCMKPHGEEGIQTIRNMNENHKHISEFAFECIDINENDRILDIGCGGGVNIEKFLKLTTANVDGLDYSEVSVKASIKQNQQAADNGRCNIIQADVSDMPIDNDTYDLVSAFETIYFWPDIGETFKEVFRIIKPDGRFMIAQGTDGTHPDDEKWLATVEGMSVYNASQLKEYLLNAGFKSVEIFKKENDYILVVIAKR from the coding sequence ATGGTAGATCAAAAAATTACCCAATGCATGAAACCCCATGGTGAAGAAGGCATTCAAACAATTAGAAATATGAATGAAAACCACAAGCACATATCCGAATTCGCTTTTGAATGCATAGACATTAACGAAAACGACAGAATATTGGATATCGGTTGTGGTGGTGGAGTCAATATTGAAAAATTCCTTAAACTGACTACAGCGAATGTGGACGGATTGGATTATTCTGAAGTTTCTGTGAAGGCTTCAATTAAGCAAAACCAACAAGCGGCCGATAATGGAAGATGCAATATAATTCAAGCGGACGTCAGTGATATGCCCATTGATAATGATACATATGATTTAGTGAGTGCTTTTGAAACCATATATTTCTGGCCAGATATTGGTGAAACATTTAAAGAAGTATTCAGGATAATCAAACCTGATGGACGATTCATGATTGCACAGGGAACAGATGGAACCCACCCCGATGATGAAAAATGGTTAGCAACAGTTGAAGGAATGAGTGTTTATAATGCATCACAACTAAAAGAATATTTGCTTAATGCAGGATTTAAAAGTGTTGAAATCTTTAAAAAAGAAAATGATTATATTTTAGTAGTGATTGCTAAAAGATAA
- a CDS encoding 7-cyano-7-deazaguanine synthase: MDLEDKIKIVENILKDKKVAVGFSGGADSTLIAYLSSKVSKDTLAITINNHLMPTYFLEHSERMAKHFGIEHEIVDINFYENEYFLSNDAKRCFTCRDLMYTKIKSIAKEKGFEYICDGNNISDLVCDRPGILITYEKGFETPLITANLTSKEIHKYLDSHNIPYSKSTTCLATRIPTNTRTTKEKIERISYCENFILDRTNCEIVKVRDLGEIGIIEVDKINEIFHNEQFKQINDELKGQGFKKVVLNLSPIDDDDTIAIDFSQDSFSYQLPFSVNIKNTKKQIKDIISESSEKIELENITIYENGLIEGHDFENYDLALNEFMEILKKLRRNV; the protein is encoded by the coding sequence ATGGATTTAGAAGATAAAATTAAAATCGTTGAAAACATTTTAAAGGATAAAAAAGTAGCTGTTGGTTTTTCAGGCGGTGCCGATTCAACACTAATAGCTTATTTATCTTCTAAAGTTTCTAAAGATACATTGGCCATTACCATCAACAATCACTTAATGCCAACTTATTTTTTGGAACATAGCGAAAGAATGGCCAAACATTTTGGAATCGAACATGAAATAGTTGATATTAACTTTTATGAAAACGAATATTTCCTATCCAATGATGCAAAACGCTGTTTTACATGCAGAGATTTGATGTATACAAAAATTAAAAGCATTGCAAAAGAAAAAGGATTTGAATATATTTGTGATGGAAACAATATCAGCGATCTAGTTTGCGATAGACCCGGGATTTTAATCACTTATGAAAAAGGATTTGAGACACCATTAATTACAGCAAATTTAACATCTAAAGAAATTCATAAATATCTGGACAGTCACAATATTCCTTATTCCAAATCCACCACATGTCTTGCAACTAGAATCCCAACAAATACACGTACGACTAAAGAAAAGATTGAAAGAATTAGCTACTGTGAAAATTTTATTTTAGATAGAACTAACTGCGAAATCGTGAAAGTTAGAGATTTAGGAGAAATTGGTATTATTGAAGTTGACAAGATTAATGAAATTTTCCATAATGAACAATTTAAACAGATAAATGACGAATTAAAAGGACAAGGTTTTAAAAAAGTTGTTTTAAATTTATCACCAATTGATGATGATGACACAATTGCAATCGACTTTTCACAAGATTCATTCTCATACCAACTCCCATTCTCAGTCAACATCAAAAATACCAAAAAACAAATTAAAGACATTATATCCGAATCAAGTGAAAAGATAGAATTGGAAAACATTACTATTTATGAAAACGGATTAATTGAAGGCCATGATTTTGAAAATTATGACCTTGCGCTTAATGAATTTATGGAAATATTGAAAAAATTGCGGAGAAACGTATAG
- a CDS encoding HesA/MoeB/ThiF family protein — MPTRYIGDGYWEIASRQMSIVTRSEQQRFKDAKVTVIGCGGIGGETIEMLARMGIGELVLVDKDAFDLSNLNRQTLATISDLGLDKSSVAAEKVRLINPYVKTTIFNEHVDQNNIEKVIGNSNIVIDALDNVLTRVIVSRKANELGIPYIHGAIHGTLGQVTVFLPNSDKSYEEMFNLPSLGKELTEDVIGDLKNVTSGVPPVIGPTPNLIGCLEAFEAYKIITGVGKVTVAPKILTFDLLDLSSFSLNEL; from the coding sequence ATGCCAACAAGATATATCGGTGATGGATATTGGGAAATTGCATCACGTCAAATGAGCATAGTAACAAGAAGCGAACAACAAAGATTCAAAGATGCGAAAGTCACAGTAATCGGCTGTGGTGGAATTGGTGGAGAGACTATCGAAATGCTTGCAAGAATGGGTATTGGAGAACTCGTTCTAGTTGACAAGGATGCATTTGACTTATCAAATTTAAATCGTCAAACATTAGCTACAATTTCCGATTTGGGACTTGATAAAAGTAGTGTAGCAGCAGAAAAAGTCAGATTAATCAATCCCTACGTAAAAACTACAATATTCAATGAACATGTTGACCAGAACAATATTGAAAAAGTAATTGGAAACTCCAATATTGTTATTGATGCTCTTGATAATGTCTTAACAAGAGTCATCGTATCACGAAAAGCCAATGAGCTTGGAATTCCCTACATTCATGGTGCAATTCATGGAACATTAGGTCAAGTTACAGTATTTTTACCGAATAGCGACAAAAGTTATGAAGAAATGTTTAACTTGCCTTCACTCGGCAAGGAATTAACTGAAGATGTCATCGGCGATTTGAAAAATGTTACTTCAGGTGTTCCTCCAGTTATTGGACCAACACCAAATTTAATCGGATGTCTTGAAGCTTTTGAAGCATATAAAATAATAACCGGAGTTGGAAAAGTAACTGTTGCTCCGAAAATATTAACATTTGATTTATTAGATTTAAGTTCATTTTCACTAAATGAACTTTAA